From a region of the Alnus glutinosa chromosome 1, dhAlnGlut1.1, whole genome shotgun sequence genome:
- the LOC133879352 gene encoding protein THYLAKOID ASSEMBLY 8-like, chloroplastic isoform X2, which produces MGSLKFHFPRVGLLQNVSKPHPRSSVVSCGLRGGPRKPLWRKSVLSSEAIQVVHSLKLARSSAPKLQQVFNARLTRLLKADLLDTLAELQRQNLLDLALQVFQFVRKEEWYEPDLLIYCDMILLLGKNKLIEMAEELFSELKKEGLEPNTRAFAEMIGAYMQVGMIEKAMETYESMKASGCALDRLTFMILIRNLEKAGKEEVAAMVKKECAEYVDSPEKFLEEVEQKYRKRQLLNLV; this is translated from the exons ATGGGCTCCCTCAAATTCCACTTCCCTCGAGTGGGTCTTCTCCAAAACGTCTCGAAACCCCACCCACGCTCTTCAGTGGTGAGCTGTGGCCTCAGGGGCGGACCTAGAAAGCCTCTGTGGAGGAAAAGCGTGCTGTCCTCCGAAGCCATTCAAGTAGTTCATTCCTTGAAGCTAGCCAGATCATCCGCACCCAAATTGCAACAGGTTTTCAATGCCAGACTCACCAGGCTCTTGAAGGCAGACTTGTTAGACACCTTGGCTGAACTCCAAAGACAAAACCTATTGGACTTGGCCCTTCAG GTGTTCCAATTTGTGCGCAAGGAAGAGTGGTATGAACCAGATTTGCTCATTTACTGTGACATGATTCTATTGTTGGGAAAGAACAAATTGATTGAAATGGCTGAAGAGCTGTTTTCTGAACTAAAGAAAGAAGGCTTAGAACCCAACACAAGGGCTTTTGCTGAGATGATTGGAGCATACATGCAAGTGGGTATGATAGAAAAGGCAATGGAGACATATGAATCGATGAAAGCATCAGGTTGTGCACTAGATAGGTTAACGTTTATGATATTGATAAGAAACCTTGAGAAGGCTGGGAAAGAAGAAGTAGCAGCAATGGTAAAGAAGGAATGTGCTGAATATGTTGATTCTCCTGAGAAATTCCTTGAAGAAGTCGAACAGAAATAT AGAAAAAGGCAATTGCTCAATCTTGTGTGA
- the LOC133879352 gene encoding pentatricopeptide repeat-containing protein At1g62350-like isoform X1: MGSLKFHFPRVGLLQNVSKPHPRSSVVSCGLRGGPRKPLWRKSVLSSEAIQVVHSLKLARSSAPKLQQVFNARLTRLLKADLLDTLAELQRQNLLDLALQVFQFVRKEEWYEPDLLIYCDMILLLGKNKLIEMAEELFSELKKEGLEPNTRAFAEMIGAYMQVGMIEKAMETYESMKASGCALDRLTFMILIRNLEKAGKEEVAAMVKKECAEYVDSPEKFLEEVEQKYVRNLSLYALMFIIFCSTAQAKVIFPMSLH; this comes from the exons ATGGGCTCCCTCAAATTCCACTTCCCTCGAGTGGGTCTTCTCCAAAACGTCTCGAAACCCCACCCACGCTCTTCAGTGGTGAGCTGTGGCCTCAGGGGCGGACCTAGAAAGCCTCTGTGGAGGAAAAGCGTGCTGTCCTCCGAAGCCATTCAAGTAGTTCATTCCTTGAAGCTAGCCAGATCATCCGCACCCAAATTGCAACAGGTTTTCAATGCCAGACTCACCAGGCTCTTGAAGGCAGACTTGTTAGACACCTTGGCTGAACTCCAAAGACAAAACCTATTGGACTTGGCCCTTCAG GTGTTCCAATTTGTGCGCAAGGAAGAGTGGTATGAACCAGATTTGCTCATTTACTGTGACATGATTCTATTGTTGGGAAAGAACAAATTGATTGAAATGGCTGAAGAGCTGTTTTCTGAACTAAAGAAAGAAGGCTTAGAACCCAACACAAGGGCTTTTGCTGAGATGATTGGAGCATACATGCAAGTGGGTATGATAGAAAAGGCAATGGAGACATATGAATCGATGAAAGCATCAGGTTGTGCACTAGATAGGTTAACGTTTATGATATTGATAAGAAACCTTGAGAAGGCTGGGAAAGAAGAAGTAGCAGCAATGGTAAAGAAGGAATGTGCTGAATATGTTGATTCTCCTGAGAAATTCCTTGAAGAAGTCGAACAGAAATATGTAAGGAATTTAAGTCTTTATGCACTcatgttcatcattttttgcTCTACAGCACAAGCCAAGGTAATTTTTCCTATGTCTCTTCATTAA